The following proteins come from a genomic window of Pyxidicoccus sp. MSG2:
- a CDS encoding ATP-binding protein has protein sequence MTSAPGSSAHDQGQHPRRAAAKHVVQFYEDSAFLSDVVVQFLDAGFQLGEPAVVIATEAHRTSFAQRLKARGVDVERSCEEGRLVLLDARRTLNGFMVEGLPDWNRLKSVLGPVLQQTHRGAGEACVRAYGEMVDLLWKDGNPRAALLLEEQWNELGKEHSFSLLCAYSMGNFRTQEDARAFQAVCSAHSHVVPTEKYSCAESANARLREVSDLQQRAQALEAEIEHRKRVEKELLEALKLRDDFLSIAGHELKTPLTALQLQVHSLLVMAQERGDEPLKEKLGRARRQTARLTTLTDELLDVARLSAGRLTLRLEECDLSALVHEVLERSTETVAQAQCQLQMNLEPRVTGRWDRFRLEQVMANLLSNALKYGAGSPVEVGVSTSRSRARLSVRDHGIGIPLKDQARIFDRFERAVSSRNYGGLGLGLWISRQVVEAHGGVIRVESEPGNGATFIVELSDLTGD, from the coding sequence ATGACCTCCGCACCTGGAAGTTCAGCACACGACCAGGGGCAGCATCCGCGGCGGGCCGCTGCAAAACATGTCGTCCAGTTCTACGAGGACTCCGCGTTCCTCTCAGACGTGGTGGTCCAGTTCCTCGACGCGGGGTTCCAGCTCGGAGAACCCGCGGTCGTCATCGCCACGGAGGCCCACCGGACGAGCTTCGCGCAGCGGTTGAAGGCCCGGGGCGTCGACGTGGAGCGCAGCTGCGAGGAGGGGCGGCTCGTCCTCCTCGACGCGCGCAGGACGCTCAACGGCTTCATGGTGGAGGGGCTGCCCGACTGGAATCGGCTCAAGAGCGTCCTCGGGCCGGTCCTCCAGCAGACCCATCGGGGTGCCGGGGAGGCGTGTGTCCGTGCCTACGGCGAGATGGTGGACCTGCTCTGGAAGGACGGAAACCCGCGGGCCGCGCTCCTGCTGGAGGAGCAGTGGAACGAGCTCGGCAAGGAGCACTCCTTCAGCCTGCTGTGCGCCTACTCGATGGGAAACTTCCGCACGCAGGAAGATGCGCGGGCGTTCCAGGCCGTCTGTTCCGCGCACTCCCATGTCGTCCCCACCGAGAAGTATTCATGCGCCGAGTCCGCCAATGCCCGCCTGCGCGAGGTCTCCGACCTCCAGCAGCGTGCCCAGGCGCTCGAAGCAGAAATCGAGCATCGCAAGCGCGTCGAGAAGGAGTTGTTGGAGGCGCTGAAGCTGCGCGATGACTTCCTGTCCATCGCCGGGCACGAGCTGAAGACGCCACTCACCGCGCTCCAGCTCCAGGTCCACTCCCTCCTGGTCATGGCGCAGGAGCGGGGGGACGAGCCGCTGAAGGAGAAGCTGGGAAGGGCGCGGCGGCAGACAGCGCGGCTCACCACGCTCACGGATGAGTTGCTGGATGTTGCGCGTCTCAGCGCGGGTCGGCTCACGCTGCGGCTGGAGGAGTGCGACCTGTCAGCGCTCGTGCACGAGGTGCTGGAACGTTCCACTGAAACGGTGGCCCAGGCGCAGTGCCAGCTCCAGATGAACCTGGAGCCGCGCGTGACGGGACGGTGGGACCGGTTCCGTCTCGAGCAGGTGATGGCGAACCTGCTCTCCAACGCGCTCAAGTATGGCGCTGGCAGTCCCGTGGAGGTGGGGGTGAGCACGAGCCGGAGCCGCGCGCGGCTGTCCGTGCGGGACCACGGCATTGGCATCCCGCTCAAGGACCAGGCGCGCATCTTCGACCGGTTCGAGCGCGCCGTGTCCTCACGCAACTATGGCGGGCTCGGGCTTGGGCTCTGGATAAGCCGGCAGGTCGTAGAGGCCCACGGTGGCGTCATCCGCGTCGAGAGTGAGCCCGGGAACGGAGCCACGTTCATCGTGGAGCTGTCGGACCTCACCGGGGATTGA
- a CDS encoding porin, whose translation MPSSELSSVLVSMLLTQSEPAAQQAAEPEAPGFLSRLKLEGGVDTYYGYNFNRPVDSANFIPGTGTTAKRHNEASINLASLGVSVDPAPVGLRVLLGFGTAMDVLHAAEPEGTAVGPDVWRFLQQASLSYATGPLTLEAGLYPSHIGLESFQSQLNWTYTRSWMGELSPYYQAGLKGTWKFNDAWSAQLHLINGWQTLGENNHGKALGTQVAYSGDRLSAAFNTFVGNEGAEGSDGLRLFADGVATYKVTDAFSLAATADVGTQDVPGGDSALWYAAGLNVRVQLSEPVAVAARVEAYRDDDGLITGVAQTLTGGTLTLEVKPADHLTLKLEARHDRSTQDVFSGRDTEVDGSPVLEDAETLVVLGAVAYF comes from the coding sequence ATGCCGTCCTCCGAACTTTCGTCCGTCCTCGTCTCCATGCTGCTCACCCAATCGGAGCCGGCTGCCCAGCAAGCCGCCGAGCCCGAGGCGCCAGGCTTCCTCTCCCGCCTGAAGCTCGAGGGCGGCGTCGATACCTACTACGGCTACAACTTCAACCGGCCCGTGGACTCGGCCAACTTCATTCCCGGCACGGGCACCACGGCGAAGCGCCACAACGAGGCGTCCATCAACCTCGCCTCGCTGGGCGTGAGCGTGGACCCGGCACCCGTGGGGCTCCGCGTCCTGCTGGGCTTCGGCACCGCCATGGACGTGCTGCACGCCGCGGAGCCGGAGGGCACCGCGGTGGGCCCGGACGTGTGGCGCTTCCTCCAGCAGGCCTCGCTGTCCTACGCCACCGGCCCGCTGACGCTGGAGGCCGGTCTCTACCCCAGCCATATCGGCCTGGAGTCGTTCCAGTCGCAGCTCAACTGGACGTACACGCGCTCGTGGATGGGCGAGCTGTCGCCCTACTACCAGGCGGGCCTCAAGGGCACGTGGAAGTTCAATGACGCCTGGAGCGCGCAGCTCCACCTCATCAACGGCTGGCAGACGCTTGGCGAGAACAACCACGGCAAGGCACTGGGCACCCAGGTGGCCTATTCAGGCGACCGCCTGTCCGCGGCCTTCAATACCTTCGTCGGCAACGAGGGCGCCGAAGGCAGCGACGGACTGCGCCTCTTCGCGGACGGGGTGGCCACCTACAAGGTGACGGACGCCTTCAGCCTCGCGGCCACCGCGGACGTGGGCACCCAGGACGTCCCCGGAGGCGACTCGGCGCTCTGGTACGCCGCCGGGCTCAACGTCCGCGTGCAGCTCTCCGAGCCGGTGGCCGTGGCCGCGCGCGTGGAGGCCTACCGCGACGACGACGGCCTCATCACCGGTGTGGCCCAGACGCTCACGGGGGGCACCCTCACCCTCGAGGTGAAGCCCGCGGACCACCTCACCCTCAAGCTGGAGGCCCGGCACGACCGCTCCACGCAGGACGTCTTCTCCGGCCGAGACACGGAGGTCGACGGCTCACCCGTCCTCGAGGACGCCGAGACGCTCGTGGTGCTCGGAGCCGTCGCGTACTTCTGA
- a CDS encoding right-handed parallel beta-helix repeat-containing protein, whose protein sequence is MHRVDTTRLTLLAGAWVLATMAGCHLEDTTPIDLEPSASARVVVALPRSLPVASVSRVVATATPAGGTPVTQELSGEGTQWQGGLRGVRSGAGATVAAAVFDAQGGTVALAQVSEVALERHHSELLVLVPQATSPGEPAGNAAPFIDAVVASAPGVKPGAELTLRAVAHDPNTADALSYAWRATGGSFSSDTSSTPVWTAPVEPGAVTLTLQVTDSHGAAATLDFAVGVDRGGGMVDAQAVFNRWPSLAELAAEPSPEVSEGSPVSLQSVSVDEDGDALSLEWKASCEGTFDDATAARASFTPTALPAGTCNNCTLTLSVRDGFGGEREGTVELCVVRKLPPVIVSTSQSSPGAVAGDLVRLLATAEDPQHEPLTFTWTTNTGLLGPPAKSGGTGEVDWAALSCLPSDVVPTVQLTVTNRSGLSDSHTFTVEWGGGRCGQHPPCDVTLEDAKVTLRSDCTTEGTVFIPDGYTFDGAGHVLTAVDPEGARYLGAVLRNRGTSADVRGVKVEGRALTGAGKCDDGANALSGIRLEGASGSIVDCEVMDLHQQGGNGGCQEGTAIEVRNALDAASVVRVDVLRNRVAGYQKVGILGSGRVDLRVEANTVEGGGPVAAIARNGIQVSSGATGRVTGNTVTGNAYSGPGYVASGILVVGGPYFGVPLSRDVVVRGNTVEDNDVGINLSQAAADGGPLPESTNIQVVDNTLSSAALTNVYPYQAAISDYGGGNLISRNHISGAGYDRATSPGATFDVDVVAGTASRVAFLTAAQTVATGTCSGALVVQSQDTVGNLSALAAPALVAQGTAGVTFYADAACTQALPASGAGAEVRLEAPHQEAVFYFRAAQAGAVTVSVTGDGVSASQAQTVE, encoded by the coding sequence ATGCACCGAGTCGACACGACGCGCCTGACCCTGCTGGCGGGCGCCTGGGTGCTGGCCACGATGGCGGGCTGCCACCTGGAGGATACGACTCCCATCGACCTGGAGCCGTCCGCGTCGGCGCGGGTGGTGGTGGCGCTTCCGCGCTCGCTGCCGGTGGCCTCGGTGTCGCGCGTGGTGGCCACGGCGACGCCCGCCGGAGGCACGCCCGTCACCCAGGAGCTGTCCGGCGAGGGCACGCAGTGGCAGGGCGGGCTGCGCGGGGTGCGCTCGGGCGCGGGCGCCACGGTGGCGGCGGCGGTGTTCGACGCGCAGGGCGGCACGGTGGCGCTGGCGCAGGTCTCCGAAGTGGCGCTGGAGCGGCACCACTCGGAGCTGCTCGTGCTGGTGCCACAGGCGACGTCCCCGGGCGAGCCCGCGGGCAACGCGGCGCCCTTCATCGACGCGGTGGTGGCCTCGGCGCCGGGGGTGAAGCCGGGAGCGGAGCTGACCCTGCGCGCCGTCGCGCATGACCCGAACACGGCGGACGCGCTGTCGTACGCGTGGCGGGCCACGGGCGGGAGCTTCTCCAGCGATACGTCTTCCACTCCGGTGTGGACGGCGCCGGTGGAGCCGGGGGCCGTCACGCTGACGCTCCAGGTGACGGACTCGCACGGCGCGGCGGCGACGCTGGACTTCGCGGTGGGCGTGGACCGTGGGGGCGGGATGGTGGACGCGCAGGCCGTCTTCAACCGCTGGCCCTCGCTGGCGGAGCTGGCGGCGGAGCCGTCGCCGGAGGTGAGCGAGGGCAGCCCGGTGTCGCTCCAGTCGGTGAGCGTGGACGAAGATGGGGATGCGCTCAGCCTCGAGTGGAAGGCCTCGTGCGAGGGCACCTTCGACGACGCGACGGCGGCCCGGGCGAGCTTCACGCCCACCGCGCTGCCGGCGGGGACGTGCAACAACTGCACGCTGACGCTCTCGGTGCGGGACGGGTTCGGCGGCGAGCGCGAGGGCACGGTGGAGCTGTGCGTGGTGCGCAAGCTGCCGCCGGTCATCGTGTCGACCTCGCAGTCCTCGCCGGGGGCCGTGGCGGGCGACCTGGTGCGGCTCCTGGCCACGGCGGAGGACCCGCAGCACGAGCCGCTCACCTTCACGTGGACGACGAACACGGGGCTGCTGGGGCCTCCGGCGAAGTCGGGGGGCACGGGTGAGGTGGACTGGGCCGCGCTGTCCTGCCTGCCGTCGGACGTGGTGCCCACGGTGCAGCTCACCGTCACGAACAGGTCGGGGCTGAGTGACTCGCACACCTTCACGGTGGAGTGGGGCGGTGGGCGGTGTGGCCAGCACCCGCCGTGCGACGTGACACTGGAGGACGCGAAGGTGACGCTGCGGTCGGACTGCACCACGGAGGGGACGGTGTTCATCCCGGACGGGTACACGTTCGATGGGGCGGGGCACGTGCTCACGGCGGTGGACCCGGAAGGAGCGCGCTACCTGGGCGCGGTGCTGCGCAACCGGGGCACGTCGGCGGACGTGCGGGGTGTGAAGGTGGAAGGGCGCGCGCTGACGGGGGCGGGGAAGTGTGACGACGGTGCCAACGCGCTGAGCGGCATCCGGCTGGAGGGCGCGAGCGGCTCCATCGTCGACTGCGAGGTGATGGACCTGCACCAGCAGGGCGGCAATGGCGGGTGCCAGGAGGGCACGGCCATCGAGGTGCGCAACGCGTTGGATGCAGCCTCGGTGGTGCGCGTGGACGTGCTGCGCAACCGGGTGGCGGGCTACCAGAAGGTGGGCATCCTGGGCTCGGGCAGGGTGGACCTGAGGGTGGAGGCGAACACGGTGGAGGGCGGCGGGCCGGTGGCGGCGATTGCGCGCAATGGCATCCAGGTGAGCTCCGGTGCGACGGGACGCGTGACGGGCAACACGGTGACGGGCAACGCGTACAGCGGGCCGGGCTATGTGGCCTCCGGAATCCTGGTGGTGGGCGGGCCGTACTTCGGCGTGCCGCTGAGCCGGGATGTCGTCGTCCGGGGCAACACGGTGGAGGACAACGACGTGGGCATCAACCTGTCGCAGGCGGCGGCGGACGGCGGGCCGCTGCCGGAGTCCACGAACATCCAGGTGGTGGACAACACGCTGAGCAGCGCGGCGCTGACGAATGTGTATCCGTACCAGGCGGCCATCTCGGACTACGGCGGTGGCAACCTCATCAGCCGCAATCACATCAGTGGCGCGGGGTATGACCGGGCGACGTCGCCGGGGGCGACCTTCGACGTGGACGTGGTGGCGGGGACGGCGTCGCGCGTGGCCTTCCTGACGGCGGCGCAGACGGTGGCGACGGGGACGTGCTCGGGGGCGTTGGTGGTGCAGAGCCAGGACACGGTGGGCAACCTGTCCGCGCTGGCGGCGCCCGCGCTGGTGGCGCAGGGCACGGCGGGGGTGACGTTCTACGCGGACGCGGCGTGTACGCAGGCGCTGCCGGCTTCGGGAGCGGGGGCGGAAGTGCGGCTGGAGGCGCCGCACCAGGAGGCGGTGTTCTACTTCCGCGCCGCGCAGGCGGGGGCTGTCACGGTGTCGGTGACGGGGGACGGCGTGAGCGCGTCGCAGGCGCAGACGGTGGAGTGA
- a CDS encoding TIGR02269 family lipoprotein — MSERHRENRMRSCWLLLVLAGLQACATTPGHADLYGSTATWEAADASDGECEDAADDRCLTPACTAAGCGLYRCEDLAPGRIVRTRGVAAVRPPANSQRNWGSSQELPGDALPVLVFQWHRPEELPSQKEFERRLDEWRKRPHERHHIFPQALTDYFTDKGINVHEWVLVIDAGVHARLHKEADRGPWNTEWKDWRKRTRWKASKREHFEFASYLIQKYNLWGLPITYWQALPPLPSP; from the coding sequence ATGTCGGAACGTCACCGGGAGAACCGAATGCGGAGTTGCTGGCTGCTGCTGGTCCTCGCAGGGTTGCAGGCATGTGCGACCACGCCGGGCCATGCAGACCTGTATGGCTCCACCGCTACGTGGGAGGCGGCCGACGCCAGCGATGGCGAGTGCGAGGACGCCGCCGACGACAGGTGCCTGACGCCCGCCTGCACGGCGGCGGGGTGTGGCCTCTACCGCTGCGAAGACCTCGCGCCAGGCCGAATCGTACGAACCCGCGGAGTGGCGGCTGTGCGCCCGCCGGCGAACAGCCAGCGCAACTGGGGCAGTAGCCAGGAGCTCCCCGGTGACGCGCTGCCGGTGCTGGTCTTCCAGTGGCACCGCCCGGAGGAACTGCCCAGCCAAAAGGAGTTCGAGCGACGCCTGGACGAATGGCGGAAGCGACCGCATGAGCGGCACCACATCTTCCCCCAGGCTCTGACGGACTACTTCACCGACAAGGGCATCAACGTTCACGAGTGGGTGCTGGTCATCGATGCGGGCGTGCATGCGCGCCTGCACAAGGAGGCGGATAGAGGCCCCTGGAACACTGAGTGGAAGGATTGGCGAAAGCGGACCCGATGGAAGGCCAGTAAGCGCGAACACTTCGAGTTCGCCTCGTACCTCATCCAGAAGTACAACCTATGGGGCCTGCCCATCACCTACTGGCAGGCGCTCCCCCCGCTGCCGTCCCCATGA
- a CDS encoding DNA methyltransferase: MADERDGTGGAPVEPRRTVYCEDALAWLSARPVLEGCSAIASLPDVSEFPSLTLAEWKAWFQRAAGLVISRVPADGVALFYQTDVKQDGVWVDKGYLVARAAEEAGCELLFHKVVCRRQPGTVTFGRPAYSHLLAFSRGVRVDLGKSTADVLPDAGEVTWTRGMGVEACLVACRFILEHTATRTVVDPFCGHGTVLAVANALGLDAVGVELSRKRARKARNLRGEWTGGKLVLAGAGGTGAPEDSGGE; this comes from the coding sequence ATGGCGGATGAACGGGACGGGACGGGCGGCGCTCCGGTGGAGCCCCGGCGCACGGTGTACTGCGAGGACGCACTCGCGTGGCTTTCGGCGCGGCCGGTGCTGGAGGGGTGCTCGGCCATCGCCTCGCTGCCGGACGTGTCCGAGTTCCCCTCGCTCACGCTCGCGGAATGGAAGGCGTGGTTCCAGCGCGCGGCGGGGCTCGTCATCTCGCGCGTGCCGGCGGACGGCGTGGCGCTCTTCTACCAGACGGACGTGAAACAGGACGGCGTCTGGGTGGACAAGGGCTACCTGGTGGCGCGCGCGGCGGAGGAGGCCGGGTGTGAGTTGCTCTTCCACAAGGTGGTGTGTCGCCGGCAGCCGGGGACGGTGACGTTCGGCCGGCCCGCATACTCGCACCTGCTGGCCTTCTCGCGGGGCGTGCGTGTGGACCTGGGGAAGTCCACCGCGGACGTGCTGCCCGACGCGGGCGAGGTGACGTGGACGCGCGGCATGGGCGTGGAGGCGTGCCTCGTCGCATGCCGCTTCATCCTGGAGCACACCGCCACGCGCACCGTGGTGGACCCGTTCTGCGGCCACGGCACCGTGCTCGCCGTGGCCAATGCGCTCGGGCTGGACGCGGTGGGCGTGGAGCTCAGTCGCAAGCGGGCTCGCAAGGCGCGCAACCTGCGCGGCGAGTGGACGGGTGGGAAGCTGGTGCTCGCCGGGGCGGGCGGGACGGGCGCGCCGGAGGACTCCGGCGGGGAGTGA
- a CDS encoding alpha/beta fold hydrolase: MPTTSASDGTSLHYRVIGEGPRTVVLVHGWMVSGAVWNSLVERMDLTGLRLVIPDSRGTGQSGKPTGGYTLQGLAQDVLAVADAAGAKRFSVVGHSMGGQLAQWVAAQEPSRVEALMLLNPVPAAGLPLPPDAAGLFRTSAGNREKQTTIINLSCKLLGGTDILETMLKDAANTSAPAIENIFDAWTKGGFADKLSAITAPTLVVATDDAFLPPDFLREAVVKPIRRARLAYLPGPGHYPQVERPVEAAAMLTAFLAGSSPA; encoded by the coding sequence ATGCCCACGACTTCCGCATCTGACGGGACTTCGCTGCACTATCGCGTCATCGGTGAGGGTCCGCGCACGGTGGTGCTGGTGCACGGGTGGATGGTGTCCGGCGCGGTGTGGAACTCGCTGGTCGAGCGGATGGACCTGACGGGGCTGCGCCTGGTGATTCCGGACAGCCGTGGCACGGGCCAGTCGGGGAAGCCGACCGGGGGCTACACGCTGCAGGGGCTCGCGCAGGACGTGCTCGCGGTGGCGGACGCGGCCGGTGCGAAGCGCTTCTCGGTGGTGGGCCACAGCATGGGTGGCCAGCTGGCGCAGTGGGTGGCGGCGCAGGAGCCCTCGCGGGTGGAGGCGCTGATGCTGCTCAACCCGGTGCCGGCGGCGGGCCTGCCGCTGCCTCCGGACGCGGCGGGGCTGTTCCGCACGTCGGCGGGCAACCGCGAGAAGCAGACGACCATCATCAACCTGTCCTGCAAGCTGCTCGGCGGCACGGACATCCTCGAGACGATGCTGAAGGACGCGGCGAACACGTCCGCGCCGGCGATTGAGAACATCTTCGACGCGTGGACGAAGGGCGGCTTCGCCGACAAGCTCTCCGCGATTACGGCGCCCACGCTGGTGGTGGCGACGGACGACGCCTTCCTGCCGCCCGACTTCCTGCGCGAAGCCGTCGTGAAACCCATCCGCCGCGCGCGCCTGGCGTACCTGCCGGGCCCCGGCCACTACCCGCAGGTGGAGCGCCCCGTGGAGGCCGCGGCGATGCTGACCGCCTTCCTCGCCGGCTCCTCGCCGGCATAG
- a CDS encoding cytochrome b/b6 domain-containing protein: MLSWAAVHAPEHRRPQPWPIRVSHWLNVPLLVIMAASGLQILAAYPMQGPQGRPYGWYPFQGMTPPEWSRLGDWLAGARHWHFAFGWFLALNGAAYVLYLAISGEWRRRLFLPRRDLRNALDTLAFYVRLRKHAPEQGLYNGLQRLAYTGTLVLGTLSLLTGLVLYKPVQLGALTRLFGGYDSARALHLIVLAAFVLFTVGHIVLVLLHPRTLGEMVTGGRKPDA; the protein is encoded by the coding sequence GTGCTCTCCTGGGCCGCCGTGCACGCCCCAGAACATCGCCGGCCGCAGCCGTGGCCCATCCGCGTGAGTCATTGGCTCAACGTGCCGCTGCTCGTCATCATGGCGGCCAGCGGCCTGCAGATTCTCGCCGCGTACCCCATGCAGGGCCCACAGGGCCGGCCGTACGGCTGGTATCCCTTCCAGGGCATGACGCCGCCGGAGTGGAGCCGGCTCGGAGACTGGCTCGCTGGCGCCCGTCACTGGCACTTCGCCTTCGGCTGGTTCCTCGCCCTCAACGGCGCGGCGTACGTGCTCTACCTCGCCATCAGCGGGGAGTGGCGCCGCCGCCTCTTCCTGCCCCGTCGAGACCTGCGCAACGCGCTCGACACACTCGCCTTCTACGTGCGCCTGCGCAAACACGCCCCCGAGCAGGGGCTCTACAACGGCCTCCAGCGGCTGGCCTACACGGGCACGCTGGTGCTGGGCACCCTCTCCCTCCTCACCGGCCTGGTGCTCTACAAGCCCGTGCAGCTCGGGGCGCTCACCCGCCTGTTCGGCGGCTACGATTCGGCGCGCGCGCTCCACCTCATCGTGCTCGCGGCGTTCGTCCTCTTCACCGTGGGCCACATCGTCCTGGTGCTGCTCCACCCGCGCACGCTGGGGGAGATGGTGACGGGCGGGAGGAAACCGGATGCGTAG
- a CDS encoding double-CXXCG motif protein: MGPAHHLLAGAPPAAVPMSRFYELTRAAAEGRWSATYRARRRWSLPGLETCPGCRATWSGGLAYPAVDLSELKEARELRKHRPAPFEEFSRLRELVRPYCPPGALLEPGTAFGPLEGSTRGKWGPLTLEMDDLLVREDALQVLLELRGIVPVWPHFRRPPSLRVAELQVLPRGRLHPDCLPPERSDPCAVCGRDDWHLPTHRWLDPTSLPDDLDVFRLEDAQTVVVVTERFADALSRLELSDVTLSPLGTSRPPGVKPLKRLDVSNAAIIIRR; this comes from the coding sequence ATGGGGCCTGCCCATCACCTACTGGCAGGCGCTCCCCCCGCTGCCGTCCCCATGAGCCGATTCTACGAGCTGACGCGCGCCGCCGCCGAGGGCCGCTGGAGCGCCACCTACCGCGCAAGGCGACGCTGGTCTCTGCCGGGACTGGAGACTTGCCCGGGTTGCCGAGCAACCTGGTCCGGCGGCCTCGCCTATCCGGCGGTGGACCTCTCAGAGCTCAAGGAGGCCAGAGAGCTGCGGAAGCACCGCCCGGCGCCGTTCGAGGAGTTTTCGCGCCTCCGGGAACTCGTTCGGCCGTACTGCCCGCCTGGAGCCCTTCTGGAGCCAGGTACAGCGTTCGGCCCACTGGAAGGCTCGACGCGTGGCAAGTGGGGCCCTCTCACGTTGGAGATGGACGACTTGCTCGTCCGTGAGGATGCCCTCCAGGTTCTGCTGGAGCTGCGCGGCATTGTGCCCGTCTGGCCCCACTTTCGTCGCCCTCCCTCGCTCCGTGTTGCGGAGCTGCAGGTGCTCCCACGGGGACGACTGCACCCCGACTGCCTGCCGCCAGAGCGGTCCGACCCCTGCGCTGTTTGTGGGCGAGACGATTGGCACCTGCCAACGCATCGCTGGCTGGACCCGACATCGCTACCCGATGACCTGGACGTGTTCAGGCTGGAGGACGCTCAAACCGTGGTGGTCGTGACGGAACGGTTCGCGGACGCATTGAGCCGACTCGAGCTCAGCGACGTCACCCTGTCACCTCTGGGGACGTCCAGGCCTCCAGGCGTCAAACCGCTCAAGCGACTCGACGTTTCGAACGCCGCCATCATCATTCGCAGGTAG
- a CDS encoding molybdopterin-dependent oxidoreductase: protein MRRLITRRTVLLGAAALTTSACDSSRPREGFLGAMERFNARFQSSLFDEDQLAPELPPSEATPPGAFPQYFISDAVPLAPAGWALKVGGLVQRPGVISLEDLQRLPRTEYRIRHHCVEGWSAVASWHGVRLRDLAGHVGADPRAGYVEFRSFDAGYYSSWDRPSAFHAQTILAYGMNGQPLLPEHGAPLRLYSGVKLGYKMVKYLTEVSFLPEPTGGYWEDRGYEWYAGV, encoded by the coding sequence ATGCGTAGGCTCATCACCCGGCGCACCGTCCTGCTGGGCGCCGCGGCGCTCACCACCAGCGCGTGCGACAGCAGCCGCCCCCGCGAAGGCTTCCTCGGCGCCATGGAGCGCTTCAACGCGCGCTTCCAGTCCTCCCTCTTCGATGAGGATCAGCTCGCGCCCGAGTTGCCGCCGTCGGAAGCCACGCCGCCCGGCGCCTTCCCGCAATACTTCATCTCCGACGCCGTGCCGCTCGCCCCCGCGGGCTGGGCCCTCAAGGTGGGCGGCCTGGTACAGCGCCCGGGCGTCATCTCCCTGGAGGATCTGCAGCGCCTGCCGCGCACGGAGTACCGCATCCGCCACCACTGCGTGGAGGGCTGGAGCGCGGTGGCGTCCTGGCATGGCGTGCGCCTGAGAGACCTCGCCGGGCACGTGGGCGCGGACCCTCGCGCGGGCTACGTGGAGTTCCGCTCGTTCGACGCGGGCTACTACTCGTCGTGGGACAGGCCGAGCGCCTTCCACGCGCAGACGATTCTGGCCTACGGGATGAACGGGCAGCCGCTGCTTCCGGAGCATGGCGCGCCGCTGCGCCTCTACTCGGGGGTGAAGCTCGGCTACAAGATGGTGAAGTACCTCACCGAGGTGAGCTTCCTGCCCGAGCCCACCGGGGGCTACTGGGAGGACCGCGGCTACGAGTGGTACGCGGGCGTGTAG
- a CDS encoding EamA family transporter has product MSGTRTKTGPVGMAVLAVLAAMSTIQFGASLAKGMFPAVGAQGATALRLAFAALILLAVWRPWRTKLTGRELRVVMVYGAALGVMNLTFYLALERIPLGIAVAIEFTGPLAVALLATRRALDFVWALLAVAGILLILPLSEASQALDPVGVVLALVAGMCWALYILFGQRAGAAVHGGTATSLGMVTAALLAFPFGVAHAGRELLNVSLWPVALGVAVLSSALPYSLEMIALKALPTRTFGILMSLEPALAALAGLLFLREQLTVLQWVAIGCVILASAGSAATSRPAAAS; this is encoded by the coding sequence ATGTCTGGAACGAGGACGAAGACTGGCCCGGTAGGCATGGCGGTGCTGGCGGTGCTGGCGGCGATGAGCACCATCCAGTTCGGAGCCTCGCTGGCGAAGGGGATGTTTCCCGCCGTCGGCGCGCAGGGGGCCACGGCGCTGCGGCTGGCCTTCGCCGCGCTGATATTGCTGGCCGTCTGGCGTCCGTGGCGGACGAAGCTCACCGGCCGCGAGCTGCGCGTCGTCATGGTGTACGGCGCGGCGCTGGGCGTGATGAACCTGACGTTCTACCTGGCGCTGGAGCGGATTCCGCTGGGCATCGCGGTGGCCATCGAATTCACGGGCCCGCTCGCGGTGGCGTTGCTGGCGACGCGCAGGGCCCTGGACTTCGTGTGGGCGCTGCTCGCGGTGGCGGGCATCCTGCTGATTCTCCCGCTGTCGGAGGCGTCCCAGGCGTTGGACCCGGTGGGCGTGGTGTTGGCGCTGGTCGCGGGCATGTGCTGGGCGCTGTACATCCTCTTCGGGCAGCGGGCCGGCGCGGCGGTGCACGGCGGCACGGCGACGTCGCTGGGGATGGTGACGGCGGCGTTGCTGGCCTTTCCGTTCGGCGTGGCGCACGCGGGGCGGGAGCTGCTGAACGTGTCGCTGTGGCCGGTGGCGCTGGGCGTGGCGGTGCTGTCGAGCGCGCTGCCCTACTCGCTGGAGATGATTGCGCTGAAGGCGCTGCCGACGCGGACGTTCGGCATCCTGATGAGCCTGGAGCCGGCGCTCGCGGCGCTGGCGGGGCTGCTGTTCCTCCGCGAGCAGCTCACCGTGTTGCAGTGGGTGGCCATCGGCTGCGTCATCCTCGCGTCCGCGGGCAGCGCGGCGACGTCACGGCCGGCGGCGGCATCGTGA